A single Corynebacterium stationis DNA region contains:
- a CDS encoding pyridoxal phosphate-dependent aminotransferase — protein MNFIAQRILDQRQASLRPPLGVVPPGAVSLALGEPDFAPPQAVIDATTQAVAQGRTNYTDQHGIAELRDALLTALPARPSDWDKDNIVVTHGATAGLGALFFALIEPGDKVVIPQPAYSLYADQVVLAGGTVEFVPMGKDLHFDFDQLATALDGAKMAVFSNPSNPNGIVHTRDELEKLAQLLDATDTLVVSDEAYSALTYTAEPFTSALEVPGLQERTLYVQTFSKKYCMTGFRVGYIAGAKDLIAAIAQMHRTFNGSVSEQSQLAALAAVSLPESVVTPMLEEYAQRRDLVVRLLNDVPHVQLFEPEGAFYAFFSYDLDKPSSQVAAELAERGVLVRAGAEYGPAAEHHIRLSFAASQANIERGIGIIRQYFEKS, from the coding sequence ATGAATTTCATCGCTCAACGCATCCTTGACCAGCGTCAAGCATCTCTTCGCCCGCCGCTTGGGGTGGTGCCGCCCGGCGCGGTGTCGTTGGCGTTGGGCGAGCCGGACTTCGCCCCACCGCAGGCGGTTATCGATGCCACCACGCAAGCAGTCGCCCAAGGCCGCACCAACTACACGGATCAGCACGGCATTGCAGAGCTTCGCGATGCCCTTCTCACCGCACTTCCCGCCCGCCCATCGGACTGGGATAAGGACAATATTGTGGTGACACACGGAGCGACCGCCGGGCTGGGCGCGCTATTTTTCGCGTTGATTGAACCAGGTGACAAGGTGGTCATCCCGCAGCCGGCTTATTCTTTGTACGCCGACCAGGTGGTCTTGGCCGGCGGCACCGTGGAATTTGTTCCCATGGGCAAGGACCTCCACTTTGATTTTGACCAGCTTGCCACGGCGCTTGACGGCGCAAAGATGGCGGTCTTTTCTAATCCTTCTAATCCCAATGGAATCGTGCATACCCGCGATGAGCTGGAAAAGCTTGCACAGCTTCTCGATGCCACCGATACCCTCGTCGTTTCCGACGAAGCCTACTCGGCCCTCACCTATACCGCCGAACCATTCACCTCCGCTTTAGAGGTTCCCGGCTTGCAGGAGCGCACGTTATACGTGCAGACCTTTTCCAAGAAATACTGCATGACGGGCTTCCGCGTCGGCTACATCGCGGGCGCGAAAGATTTGATCGCTGCGATTGCGCAGATGCACCGCACCTTCAACGGCTCAGTGTCGGAGCAGTCGCAGCTGGCAGCGCTCGCCGCGGTATCTCTGCCGGAGTCTGTGGTCACACCGATGTTGGAAGAATACGCCCAGCGCCGCGACCTGGTGGTTCGCTTGCTTAACGATGTCCCCCACGTCCAACTCTTCGAGCCCGAAGGCGCGTTTTATGCATTCTTCTCTTATGACTTGGACAAGCCCTCTTCCCAGGTAGCCGCCGAGCTGGCCGAACGCGGTGTACTAGTGCGCGCTGGTGCCGAATATGGCCCCGCCGCCGAACACCACATTCGCCTATCGTTTGCGGCCTCGCAAGCTAATATTGAACGTGGCATTGGAATCATTCGCCAATACTTCGAAAAGTCCTAG
- a CDS encoding glutamate ABC transporter substrate-binding protein, producing MSKNKIAATLLAGTTAISLAACSSSGESEGGLLGAIESGNVILGVKFDQPGIGLREGDGSYTGAETEIATKIVETLAEENGWDTPNIQYRETPAAQRETLLRNGETHLIQGGYSITPDRMEIVDFAGPLLLTHQALLVRADDDSIQSLEDLDGKILCSTAGSKPAQRVKEEIPSVQLQEYDTNSSCIEALSQGNVDALTSDAPILAGYAGQYDGKFEVLDMTKADGSFFSNEWYGIGLQKDDTESVDAVNQVLTDMKDSGELDAIIEEYFGDLDSIEETTPGDLSEIE from the coding sequence ATGTCTAAGAATAAAATCGCGGCAACACTGCTGGCCGGTACCACTGCCATATCCCTTGCTGCCTGCTCTTCGTCCGGCGAATCAGAGGGTGGACTGCTGGGTGCAATTGAATCAGGCAACGTTATCCTCGGCGTGAAATTCGACCAGCCGGGCATCGGCCTGCGTGAAGGCGACGGATCCTACACGGGCGCTGAGACAGAAATCGCTACTAAGATTGTGGAAACCCTGGCTGAAGAAAATGGCTGGGATACCCCAAATATCCAGTACCGAGAAACCCCCGCTGCCCAACGCGAAACCCTGCTGCGCAACGGTGAGACACACCTGATTCAAGGCGGATATTCCATTACCCCGGACCGCATGGAAATCGTGGACTTTGCCGGCCCACTGTTGTTGACCCACCAAGCATTGCTGGTACGCGCAGACGATGACTCCATCCAGTCACTAGAAGACCTCGACGGCAAAATCTTGTGCTCCACTGCCGGCTCCAAGCCAGCACAGCGCGTGAAGGAAGAAATCCCGAGCGTCCAGTTGCAAGAATATGACACCAATTCCAGCTGCATCGAAGCGCTGTCCCAGGGCAATGTTGATGCGCTGACATCAGATGCGCCGATCCTCGCGGGCTACGCCGGACAATATGACGGCAAGTTCGAGGTCCTCGACATGACCAAAGCCGATGGCTCATTCTTCTCCAACGAGTGGTACGGCATTGGCTTGCAAAAAGACGACACAGAATCCGTCGACGCCGTCAATCAGGTTCTCACAGATATGAAAGACTCTGGCGAGCTCGACGCCATCATTGAGGAATACTTCGGCGATTTGGATTCCATCGAAGAGACCACCCCCGGCGATCTTTCTGAGATTGAATAA
- a CDS encoding alanine/glycine:cation symporter family protein, which yields MSSILTTHTLAQEDPGGIDGAIQSVFGPFVDFLEKAVFFSVPVLGADLPLVVVWLVAGGVFCNVYLRVRPIKDAKQAIRAVRGMLAKKSDPGQVTSFQAFATELAGTIGLGNIAGVAVAITMGGPGASFWIAAAGVLGMAVKLAEATLGQMFRRVNDDGTVAAGPMYFLEYGLKSIGKPKLGLSLGYFYAIGMALAVMGAGNIFQANQVAMHLTDITGGEDSFLFGNGWIVGLAIAIPAAVVLIGGINSIANATSRLVPVMSVLYAVAVFVVLGFNFSEIPNAFVQIFQGAFTPEGVSGGILGVAIIGIQRALFSNVAGVGTAALAHGVTKNRRPAEEGLVAAWEPFLDSVIVCTLTAIAIIVTGEHLNTGADGITLATNAFATVSYGFTFVLTACIVLFAFSTVLSYCYYGQVNFGYIFNDNKRAKQIYSVIYIIMIVVGASVSLDTVVRFSDATFFLVAIPNLLGIYLLAKPLRKEISSYREAAAAGEIEPVPEKDRVNLLDHGFPTNQAKKKEHPHV from the coding sequence TTGAGCTCCATATTAACTACCCACACCCTCGCCCAGGAAGACCCCGGCGGTATCGACGGCGCCATCCAATCAGTCTTTGGCCCATTCGTAGATTTTCTGGAAAAGGCGGTTTTCTTCTCCGTACCGGTTCTCGGAGCGGATCTTCCGCTCGTAGTCGTGTGGCTTGTTGCCGGTGGCGTATTTTGTAACGTCTATCTGCGCGTCCGCCCTATCAAAGACGCCAAACAGGCCATTCGCGCCGTGCGCGGAATGCTGGCCAAGAAATCCGACCCCGGCCAAGTGACCAGTTTCCAAGCCTTTGCCACAGAACTCGCCGGCACGATTGGTCTAGGCAACATCGCCGGTGTTGCCGTCGCCATCACCATGGGCGGGCCCGGCGCTTCTTTCTGGATTGCTGCAGCTGGCGTGCTTGGTATGGCCGTCAAACTCGCCGAGGCCACCTTGGGCCAGATGTTTCGCCGTGTCAACGATGACGGCACGGTAGCCGCCGGTCCGATGTACTTCTTGGAATACGGTCTAAAGTCCATCGGCAAGCCAAAGCTCGGTCTGTCGCTGGGCTACTTCTATGCCATCGGCATGGCGCTTGCGGTTATGGGTGCTGGCAACATCTTCCAAGCCAACCAGGTGGCTATGCACCTGACTGATATCACCGGTGGCGAAGACAGTTTCCTATTCGGCAATGGTTGGATCGTGGGTCTTGCCATCGCGATCCCGGCCGCGGTCGTGCTCATCGGTGGAATTAACTCCATCGCGAACGCCACCAGCCGCCTGGTTCCGGTGATGTCCGTGCTCTACGCGGTTGCTGTTTTCGTGGTTCTGGGCTTTAACTTCTCTGAGATTCCGAATGCCTTCGTGCAGATCTTCCAAGGAGCATTCACCCCAGAAGGTGTTTCCGGCGGCATTTTGGGTGTGGCCATCATCGGTATTCAGCGTGCACTGTTTTCCAACGTCGCTGGTGTTGGTACCGCGGCTTTGGCACACGGCGTGACCAAGAACCGTCGTCCTGCTGAAGAAGGCTTGGTTGCTGCATGGGAGCCGTTTTTGGACTCCGTCATTGTGTGTACGCTCACCGCTATAGCCATTATTGTTACTGGTGAACACCTCAACACCGGCGCAGACGGCATCACCTTGGCTACCAATGCTTTTGCAACTGTTTCCTATGGCTTTACCTTCGTACTCACTGCCTGCATTGTGCTCTTCGCCTTTTCCACAGTGTTATCTTACTGCTACTACGGCCAGGTCAACTTCGGATACATCTTCAATGACAACAAAAGGGCCAAGCAGATTTACAGCGTCATCTACATCATCATGATTGTCGTTGGTGCTTCCGTCTCCCTAGACACCGTGGTGCGTTTCTCTGACGCCACTTTCTTCCTCGTTGCCATCCCAAACTTGCTGGGCATTTACCTGCTGGCCAAGCCGCTGCGCAAAGAGATCTCTTCCTACCGCGAGGCTGCTGCCGCCGGCGAAATTGAACCGGTGCCAGAAAAGGACCGCGTGAACCTGCTAGATCACGGCTTCCCTACTAACCAAGCCAAAAAGAAAGAACATCCTCATGTCTAA
- a CDS encoding GntR family transcriptional regulator — MAPGDEWAKRIEQVGREAALSQSTLKQSTQTLIRQLLFSGIMVPGEIYSANSLATHLGISNSPAREAMMALAANGLLEPVRNRGFRVVELSEHDRFEVYEMRVLIEVEAVRQAAIRDIGTEVIENIVRLAQESIEALPATNKEPALPYLNADHDFHMALVDAVGNSRWSKIVSNLRDESRVNDAYRHLEDNQGLQHSAQEHIEIAQAIRERDPEKAAALMLKHLEYARPHGYSPAN; from the coding sequence ATGGCGCCTGGTGATGAATGGGCCAAGCGGATAGAGCAGGTGGGGCGTGAGGCCGCACTGAGTCAGTCGACGTTAAAGCAATCAACGCAGACGTTGATTCGTCAGTTGCTATTTTCCGGAATCATGGTTCCTGGGGAAATCTATTCGGCCAATTCTTTGGCCACCCATTTGGGTATTTCTAATTCTCCTGCGCGCGAAGCGATGATGGCGCTGGCAGCTAATGGATTGCTAGAGCCGGTTCGTAATCGCGGCTTTAGGGTGGTGGAACTCTCCGAGCATGATCGCTTTGAGGTTTATGAAATGCGCGTGCTCATTGAGGTGGAGGCGGTGCGCCAGGCTGCGATCCGCGATATCGGCACGGAGGTGATCGAAAATATTGTAAGGCTTGCGCAGGAGTCCATTGAGGCCTTGCCTGCAACGAATAAAGAACCAGCTTTGCCGTATCTCAATGCGGATCATGACTTCCATATGGCGCTGGTGGATGCCGTGGGCAATTCACGCTGGTCAAAAATCGTCTCTAACCTGCGCGACGAGTCTCGTGTCAATGATGCCTATCGGCACTTGGAGGATAATCAAGGATTGCAACACTCGGCTCAAGAGCATATCGAGATCGCTCAGGCGATCCGAGAGCGGGATCCGGAAAAGGCGGCCGCGCTCATGTTAAAGCATCTGGAATATGCCCGCCCACACGGCTATTCGCCCGCAAATTAG
- a CDS encoding NAD(P)/FAD-dependent oxidoreductase, whose protein sequence is MVDVKVPLVPNYAQTQPEIANIVIIGGGIMGMSTAWHLASRGVKGIVVLEQHEVGRGSSAKPMGGVRANFSDPMNVILGKRSLDTFRTWKEDFGTNIELAKVGYLFLARTEEEVANLEEATKTQNDLGVNSSMISPEQVAEVNPFIDPKAILAGSLSPDDGYACPAAAVAGYMRAAIAMGVTVMDHTEVLDIATSGGAIESVTTQRGVIRTEQIVCAAGAWSAKIGEMAGHTLPVEPVRRMIGLTTQMPQAHPTVPFTLDLSTTMYMHNYYNGMLLGISHPQEPGFNRDYSFEWLDAFNSAAKIFAPTLQNPQLDSGWSGFYENTPDRNAIIGASDRVAGFYYCTGFSGHGFLQGPAAGEFMADIIQDRESFLPHDGYSTSRFEQELNSVIEKNII, encoded by the coding sequence GTGGTTGATGTAAAGGTTCCGCTCGTACCGAACTACGCGCAAACACAACCTGAGATTGCCAACATCGTCATCATCGGTGGAGGAATCATGGGCATGAGCACCGCGTGGCACCTGGCATCGCGGGGTGTCAAGGGCATTGTCGTGCTTGAACAACACGAAGTGGGTAGAGGATCTTCTGCCAAACCGATGGGCGGGGTGCGGGCGAACTTCTCCGACCCCATGAATGTCATCTTGGGCAAGCGTTCTTTAGATACCTTCCGTACTTGGAAAGAAGACTTTGGTACCAATATCGAACTTGCCAAAGTCGGCTACCTGTTCCTCGCGCGCACTGAGGAAGAAGTGGCCAATCTGGAAGAAGCTACGAAAACCCAAAATGACCTGGGCGTGAATTCTTCGATGATTAGCCCGGAACAGGTCGCTGAGGTTAATCCCTTTATTGACCCAAAGGCTATTTTGGCTGGATCGCTTTCACCAGATGATGGCTATGCCTGCCCGGCAGCCGCAGTTGCCGGTTACATGCGTGCGGCAATTGCCATGGGCGTAACCGTCATGGACCACACTGAGGTGCTGGATATCGCCACATCCGGCGGGGCGATTGAATCAGTCACGACCCAGCGCGGAGTAATCCGCACAGAGCAGATTGTCTGCGCCGCCGGTGCTTGGTCCGCGAAGATCGGTGAGATGGCCGGGCACACCTTGCCGGTGGAACCGGTCCGCAGAATGATCGGACTGACCACGCAGATGCCCCAAGCCCATCCCACGGTGCCCTTTACTTTGGATCTGTCCACCACCATGTACATGCACAACTATTACAACGGCATGCTGCTGGGCATCTCGCATCCCCAAGAACCTGGCTTCAACCGCGATTACAGCTTTGAGTGGCTTGATGCGTTTAATTCCGCGGCGAAGATTTTCGCGCCAACGCTTCAAAACCCGCAGCTAGATTCCGGCTGGTCTGGGTTTTATGAAAACACTCCAGACCGCAACGCGATTATCGGCGCATCAGATCGCGTGGCGGGTTTCTACTACTGCACGGGATTTTCCGGTCACGGATTCCTCCAAGGACCTGCCGCAGGCGAGTTCATGGCAGACATCATCCAAGACCGCGAATCCTTCCTTCCTCATGACGGATATTCCACGTCACGTTTTGAACAAGAGCTCAATTCAGTCATCGAAAAGAACATTATCTAA
- a CDS encoding VOC family protein: MVFQETSTLRARFARSLSDMYGREVPAYTTLVEVSEAVNTDFMDKMGAEAERLGSIGRVTAERHGAIRVGSPKEMSQVAAVFAGFGMYPVGFYDLRDAAKSSVPVVSTAFRPTDKDELAKNPFRVFTSMLAADDPRFFTPELQERLQGFIDKRSIFSDELVAMANKAAENKGLEEHDADKFIELATAAFELNDEPIDEQWYRELEAISAVASDIGGVRYTHINHLTPRVLDIDDLYNRMEARGITMIDEIQGPPDWDGPDILLRQTSFRALDEERIFKFADGTVGPGALRVRFGEVEQRGIALTPKGRALYDTMNTQVDEKLAADSDKTRVELAREVWQANLPNTEKGLREQGLGYFTYEVTGEAEPGEYTVEQLIDASVLTAQPIVYEDFLPRSAAGIFQSNLKDEGTRDNQQQGTDYDLQAMSKIVGREIVEPYELYKAQEAASLDAAAQQLGITIHPTPALNN, from the coding sequence ATGGTCTTTCAAGAAACATCAACGCTTCGCGCACGCTTCGCACGAAGTCTGTCAGATATGTACGGCCGCGAAGTTCCCGCTTACACCACGTTGGTGGAGGTATCCGAGGCAGTCAACACCGACTTCATGGACAAGATGGGTGCGGAAGCAGAACGCTTGGGCAGCATCGGCCGCGTAACTGCTGAGCGTCACGGGGCTATCCGCGTCGGTTCGCCAAAGGAAATGAGCCAGGTGGCAGCGGTCTTCGCCGGTTTCGGCATGTACCCAGTGGGATTTTATGACTTGCGCGATGCCGCGAAGTCGTCCGTGCCAGTCGTGTCCACGGCTTTTCGCCCGACCGACAAGGATGAGTTGGCAAAGAATCCTTTCCGCGTGTTTACCTCTATGCTGGCAGCCGATGACCCGCGCTTTTTCACGCCGGAGCTGCAGGAAAGGCTGCAGGGATTCATCGATAAGCGAAGCATCTTTTCCGATGAACTAGTCGCGATGGCCAATAAAGCGGCAGAAAATAAAGGGCTAGAGGAGCACGACGCGGATAAGTTCATTGAGCTGGCCACGGCAGCATTTGAGCTTAACGATGAACCCATTGATGAACAGTGGTACCGCGAACTCGAGGCAATCTCGGCTGTGGCCTCGGATATCGGCGGCGTGCGCTATACCCATATCAACCACCTGACCCCGCGCGTGCTGGATATTGATGATTTGTACAACCGCATGGAAGCCCGCGGCATCACCATGATTGATGAAATCCAAGGTCCACCGGATTGGGATGGCCCCGATATTTTGTTGCGGCAGACTTCTTTCCGCGCGCTCGATGAAGAACGGATTTTCAAGTTCGCCGACGGTACGGTGGGCCCGGGTGCGCTGCGGGTTCGCTTTGGCGAGGTCGAGCAGCGCGGCATTGCGCTAACGCCGAAAGGCCGCGCGCTGTATGACACCATGAACACCCAGGTGGATGAAAAACTCGCGGCTGACTCGGATAAAACCCGCGTGGAACTTGCCCGCGAGGTGTGGCAAGCCAACCTGCCGAATACGGAGAAAGGCCTGCGTGAGCAGGGACTAGGCTACTTCACCTATGAGGTGACAGGGGAAGCTGAGCCGGGGGAGTACACGGTTGAGCAGCTTATCGATGCCTCCGTTCTCACCGCCCAACCCATTGTCTACGAGGACTTTCTTCCGCGCTCGGCGGCAGGCATCTTCCAGTCGAACCTGAAAGATGAAGGTACCCGCGATAACCAGCAGCAGGGAACTGACTATGACCTGCAAGCAATGTCGAAGATTGTCGGGCGCGAGATTGTCGAGCCTTATGAACTCTACAAAGCCCAGGAAGCAGCCTCCTTGGATGCTGCCGCGCAGCAACTAGGCATAACCATCCACCCCACTCCCGCACTTAACAACTAG
- a CDS encoding aldehyde dehydrogenase family protein, with protein MTTQTHDQLLSTIQDALKACGYTGSLEGGNLQTRTPLTGEDLFKIQGTTKEQAMEMIAAADEAFKSWRDVPAPRRGNVIKRWGELLTEHKHDLGILVQVEAGKSISEAEGEVQEMIDICDFALGQSRMLYGKTMPSERPGHRLMETWHPIGVVGVISAFNFPVAVYSWNTANALVCGDTVVWKPSEMCALSALGAHALLARAIEDCGEDQNISHLILGDRTVGEVLLDDPRVELVSATGSTRMGREVAPRVASRFGRYLLELGGNNAAIVSPTADLDLALRGIVFAAAGTAGQRCTTMRRLIVHESIADKLVDQIVAAYKTLTIGDPRDESVLVGPLVNQGAFDGMQKSLEAAKEQGGEVLVGGNRVIVDDTEKSFYVEPAVVRMPEQSEIVHNETFAPILYVLTYSDFDEAIALHNAVPQGLSSAIFTQDNSEAELFLSASGSDCGIANVNIGTSGAEIGGAFGGEKETGGGRESGSDAWKTYMRRATNTINYSGELPLAQGVKFL; from the coding sequence ATGACTACTCAGACTCACGACCAGCTTCTTTCCACCATCCAGGATGCTTTGAAAGCGTGTGGCTACACTGGTTCGCTGGAAGGCGGCAACCTGCAAACCCGCACGCCATTGACCGGCGAGGACCTTTTTAAAATCCAGGGCACCACCAAAGAGCAGGCAATGGAGATGATCGCGGCTGCCGATGAAGCCTTCAAATCCTGGCGCGATGTTCCAGCACCCCGCCGCGGCAATGTGATTAAGCGCTGGGGCGAGCTGTTGACTGAACATAAGCATGACCTGGGAATCCTCGTTCAAGTGGAAGCCGGAAAGTCTATTTCTGAGGCTGAAGGCGAAGTCCAAGAAATGATTGATATCTGCGATTTCGCGCTCGGCCAATCCCGCATGCTCTATGGCAAGACCATGCCTTCGGAGCGCCCCGGGCACCGTTTGATGGAAACCTGGCACCCCATCGGTGTGGTCGGCGTGATTTCTGCATTTAACTTCCCGGTGGCTGTGTACTCGTGGAATACCGCAAATGCCCTGGTCTGCGGTGACACCGTCGTGTGGAAGCCATCGGAGATGTGCGCACTTTCCGCCCTCGGTGCGCATGCTTTGTTGGCGCGTGCCATTGAAGACTGCGGTGAGGACCAAAACATCAGCCACCTCATCCTTGGTGACCGCACCGTCGGCGAAGTACTTCTCGATGACCCTCGCGTCGAACTTGTCTCCGCCACTGGTTCTACCCGCATGGGTCGCGAAGTCGCGCCACGCGTCGCCTCGCGTTTCGGTCGCTACCTGCTGGAACTCGGCGGCAATAACGCAGCCATCGTCAGTCCCACCGCGGACCTCGACCTAGCATTGCGCGGCATTGTCTTCGCCGCTGCCGGTACCGCTGGCCAGCGCTGCACCACCATGCGCCGTCTCATCGTGCACGAATCCATTGCGGATAAGTTGGTGGACCAAATCGTCGCCGCCTACAAGACACTCACCATCGGCGACCCGCGCGATGAGTCCGTCCTCGTCGGCCCACTCGTCAACCAGGGCGCATTCGACGGCATGCAGAAATCCCTCGAAGCAGCCAAGGAACAAGGCGGGGAAGTACTCGTCGGCGGCAACCGCGTTATCGTCGATGACACCGAAAAGTCTTTCTACGTCGAACCAGCCGTGGTGCGCATGCCTGAGCAATCAGAAATTGTGCACAATGAAACCTTCGCGCCAATTCTCTATGTTCTGACCTACTCGGACTTCGATGAGGCAATCGCCCTGCACAACGCTGTGCCTCAAGGTCTGTCCTCGGCTATCTTCACCCAGGACAACTCCGAGGCAGAGCTCTTCTTGTCTGCTTCGGGCTCCGACTGCGGTATCGCCAATGTGAACATTGGTACCTCCGGTGCTGAAATCGGCGGCGCATTCGGTGGTGAAAAGGAGACTGGTGGCGGCCGCGAATCCGGCTCCGATGCCTGGAAGACCTACATGCGCCGCGCGACCAACACCATCAACTATTCCGGCGAACTTCCACTGGCTCAAGGAGTAAAGTTCCTCTAA